A region of Nocardioides alkalitolerans DNA encodes the following proteins:
- a CDS encoding DUF4192 domain-containing protein gives MTTDDPTPGPDSSAPLTLRLRTPDDLLATVPVVLGFEPQHSLVLLSFGAGGRSRPDASGGRGATGPHLRIGLPGPDDPPTALAEVVDAAVAPCRRHGVASVAAVVYTRDARLGAATADRLEASCAAAGITVIALLRADGERWYAAGDANGAADGSAPYRNESHPVRAAAVLHGRVVLGSREELAELLAPAGEDVRGPLAAAVERRGAPRPGPAESRWVGETVARAARSGSPLDVEDAARLLVALRLGRHRDAAWAGVGRPEAARHVEVWLDLVRRAPDGWRSGPAALAGLTAWLDGSGALAWCAVDACLAEEPEHPLGRLVRDFLEAAAPPSWWAEVTAALGDPA, from the coding sequence ATGACCACCGACGACCCCACGCCCGGCCCCGACTCCTCGGCACCGCTGACCCTGCGCCTGCGGACGCCCGACGACCTGCTCGCCACCGTCCCCGTGGTGCTCGGCTTCGAGCCGCAGCACTCCCTCGTGCTGCTGAGCTTCGGGGCGGGGGGACGTTCGCGGCCCGACGCCTCCGGGGGTCGGGGCGCGACCGGACCCCACCTGAGGATCGGGCTGCCCGGTCCCGACGACCCGCCGACGGCGCTCGCCGAGGTCGTCGACGCCGCGGTCGCGCCGTGCCGGCGTCACGGGGTCGCGTCCGTCGCGGCCGTGGTCTACACGCGGGACGCCCGCCTCGGCGCGGCCACGGCCGACCGGCTCGAGGCGTCGTGCGCCGCGGCGGGGATCACCGTCATCGCGCTGCTGCGGGCCGACGGGGAGCGCTGGTACGCCGCGGGTGACGCCAACGGCGCTGCCGACGGGTCCGCGCCGTACCGGAACGAGAGCCATCCGGTGCGGGCCGCGGCGGTGCTGCACGGCCGGGTCGTCCTCGGCAGCCGCGAGGAGCTGGCCGAGCTCCTGGCCCCGGCGGGGGAAGACGTGCGAGGTCCGCTCGCCGCCGCCGTCGAGCGCCGTGGCGCGCCACGGCCCGGTCCAGCCGAGTCCCGGTGGGTGGGGGAGACCGTCGCCCGGGCGGCGCGCTCGGGGAGCCCGCTGGACGTGGAGGACGCCGCGCGGCTCCTCGTCGCGCTGCGGCTCGGCCGGCACCGCGACGCGGCGTGGGCCGGCGTCGGCCGTCCGGAGGCCGCGCGCCACGTCGAGGTCTGGCTGGACCTCGTCCGCCGCGCGCCCGACGGGTGGCGCTCGGGGCCCGCCGCGCTCGCGGGCCTGACCGCGTGGCTGGACGGGTCGGGCGCCCTCGCGTGGTGTGCCGTCGACGCGTGCCTCGCGGAGGAGCCGGAGCACCCCCTCGGCCGGCTGGTGCGGGACTTCCTGGAGGCGGCGGCACCGCCGTCGTGGTGGGCGGAGGTGACCGCAGCGCTCGGCGACCCGGCGTGA
- a CDS encoding DNA polymerase IV: MPPPTPAIPPSSGAGAAGRRAHASILHLDLDAFFAAVEQRDKPSLRGKPVVVGGTSGRGVVATASYEARAFGVRSAMSTREARARCPHAAYLRGRFDAYREASGVVMGILRSVSPLVEPLSLDEAFVDLAAADDPLLPDLEPPTVRAFAETLRARVHEATGGLTASVGIGTSKLVAKIASDLDKPDGLVLVPPGGEQELLRPMTVTVIPGVGPATAERLRRAGVRTVADLESLSVDELVRQLGTAHGRSLHELARAHDLRPVVAEREAKSVSVESTYEHDITDPAVMADVLIRQATGVATRLAAAGLSGRTVTIKVRFSDFTTLNRSATLPAPVDAAGPIARVARALLGDLVGAAERDVRSGVRLLGVGVSGLADWVQDDLFSVLEPEAPAATGTDVGDTPVEEPAAAPPGASPPEPPREWAAGADVEHDEHGRGWVWGAGRGVVTVRFETATTPPGPVRSFRADDPALHAWVRPAPVVDPLEDAGAVGAVGTVGAVGAVLPVEEPGELSGGMA, translated from the coding sequence GTGCCACCCCCGACGCCCGCGATCCCCCCGTCCTCCGGGGCGGGCGCGGCGGGTCGTCGGGCGCACGCGTCGATCCTCCACCTCGACCTCGACGCCTTCTTCGCGGCCGTGGAGCAGCGCGACAAACCGTCGCTGCGCGGCAAGCCGGTCGTGGTCGGCGGCACCAGCGGGCGGGGCGTGGTGGCGACGGCCTCCTACGAGGCGCGCGCCTTCGGCGTGCGCTCCGCCATGTCGACCCGCGAGGCGCGGGCGCGGTGTCCCCACGCGGCCTACCTGCGGGGCCGGTTCGACGCCTACCGCGAGGCGAGCGGCGTCGTCATGGGGATCCTGCGCTCCGTCTCCCCGCTGGTGGAGCCCCTCTCGCTCGACGAGGCCTTCGTGGACCTCGCCGCGGCCGACGACCCGCTGCTGCCCGACCTCGAGCCGCCGACGGTGCGGGCGTTCGCCGAGACGCTCCGCGCCCGCGTGCACGAGGCCACGGGCGGGCTGACCGCGTCGGTCGGGATCGGCACGTCGAAGCTCGTCGCCAAGATCGCCAGCGACCTCGACAAGCCGGACGGTCTGGTCCTCGTGCCGCCCGGCGGCGAGCAGGAGCTGCTGCGTCCGATGACGGTCACGGTCATCCCCGGCGTCGGACCCGCCACGGCCGAGCGCCTGCGTCGGGCCGGGGTGCGGACGGTCGCCGACCTCGAGTCGCTGAGCGTGGACGAGCTCGTCCGGCAGCTCGGCACCGCCCACGGGCGGTCGCTGCACGAGCTGGCCCGCGCCCACGACCTGCGCCCCGTGGTGGCGGAGCGCGAGGCCAAGTCAGTGAGCGTCGAGAGCACGTACGAGCACGACATCACCGACCCGGCCGTCATGGCAGACGTGCTGATCCGGCAGGCGACCGGTGTCGCCACCCGGCTGGCCGCGGCGGGGCTGTCCGGACGCACCGTCACCATCAAGGTGCGCTTCTCGGACTTCACCACCCTCAACCGGTCGGCCACCCTCCCGGCTCCCGTCGACGCGGCCGGCCCCATCGCGCGCGTCGCCCGCGCGCTCCTGGGTGACCTCGTCGGCGCCGCGGAGCGTGACGTGCGCAGCGGCGTACGCCTCCTCGGCGTCGGCGTCTCCGGCCTCGCCGACTGGGTGCAGGACGACCTCTTCAGCGTGCTGGAGCCCGAGGCACCCGCCGCTACGGGGACGGACGTCGGCGACACGCCCGTGGAGGAGCCAGCAGCGGCACCGCCCGGCGCGTCTCCCCCGGAGCCCCCGCGGGAGTGGGCCGCCGGCGCCGACGTCGAGCACGACGAGCACGGGCGCGGCTGGGTCTGGGGCGCCGGTCGCGGTGTCGTGACCGTCCGCTTCGAGACGGCGACGACACCGCCCGGCCCCGTGCGGTCCTTCCGCGCCGACGACCCGGCCCTCCACGCCTGGGTGCGGCCGGCGCCCGTCGTGGACCCGCTCGAGGACGCCGGAGCCGTCGGGGCCGTCGGGACCGTCGGGGCCGTCGGGGCCGTGCTGCCTGTGGAGGAGCCCGGAGAACTGTCGGGGGGCATGGCCTAG
- a CDS encoding S9 family peptidase: MVENEGAPAQPPVAAARPVTTVHHGHERTDEYDWLRDKDDPEVIAYLEAENAWTEARTAHLADLRSAIFDEIRARTQETDLSVPTRNRGYWYYSRSFEGREYGASCRVPVTDPSDWTPPRPAADCSPDEPALPGEELLLDLNALAEGHDFFSLGGSSISPTTTLLAYATDTVGDERYTVRFKDLTTGGLLDDELTGVLGGVTWSRDSASCYYTTVDDTWRPDKVWRHVLGTPQADDELVYHESDARYWTGIGRSRSDRFLMVVSGSKTTTECRFLDFDDPDAGFRVFAERVDGVEYGIEHARIAGRDVFLVLHNVTGPDFEIGVAPVAPTGSDDWEPLVPHDPAVRLEAVDAFAGHLVVHQRSEGLTQLRIIELPAEPTSATGLGDDYLVSFDDELYTIESGGNPAFDQPTVRVGYTTLAVPSSVYDYDVRDRSLHLLRRTPVLGGYEPSDYVEQRLWAEAEDGERVPISLVARREVADAVAAGTPAPLHLYGYGSYEASMDPYFSIARLSELDRGAVFAIAHVRGGGEMGRRWYDQGKMEHKQNTFSDFIACGRHLVATGWTTPERMIAEGGSAGGLLVGAVLNQAPELWGGVVANVPFVDALTSMLDSSLPLTVGEYEEWGNPEADPTAYERMAAYAPYDNVAAIDYPPVLAETSLNDTRVLYVEPAKWVARLRARAVGRRDVLLRTEMAAGHGGVSGRYQAWKDRAFSLAWILDRMGLAEVEPRRTGVGDTPAEARS, from the coding sequence ATGGTCGAGAACGAAGGCGCTCCCGCTCAGCCCCCCGTCGCCGCAGCCCGCCCCGTGACGACGGTCCACCACGGCCACGAGCGCACGGACGAGTACGACTGGCTGCGCGACAAGGACGACCCCGAGGTGATCGCCTACCTCGAGGCGGAGAACGCGTGGACCGAGGCGCGCACCGCCCACCTCGCCGACCTGCGCTCCGCCATCTTCGACGAGATCCGGGCCCGCACGCAGGAGACCGACCTCTCCGTGCCCACCCGCAACCGGGGGTACTGGTACTACTCGCGCTCCTTCGAGGGCCGGGAGTACGGCGCGTCCTGCCGCGTCCCGGTGACCGACCCGTCCGACTGGACGCCGCCGCGGCCTGCCGCGGACTGCTCCCCCGACGAGCCGGCCCTCCCCGGGGAGGAGCTGCTCCTCGACCTCAACGCCCTCGCCGAGGGCCACGACTTCTTCTCCCTCGGGGGGTCGTCCATCAGCCCGACGACCACGCTGCTGGCCTACGCGACCGACACCGTCGGCGACGAGCGCTACACGGTGCGGTTCAAGGACCTCACGACCGGCGGCCTGCTCGACGACGAGCTGACCGGCGTGCTCGGGGGCGTGACGTGGAGCCGCGACTCGGCGAGCTGCTACTACACGACCGTCGACGACACGTGGCGCCCCGACAAGGTGTGGCGCCACGTGCTCGGCACCCCCCAGGCCGACGACGAGCTGGTCTACCACGAGTCCGACGCGCGCTACTGGACCGGCATCGGCCGCTCGCGCAGCGACCGCTTCCTCATGGTCGTGAGCGGCTCGAAGACCACCACCGAGTGCCGCTTCCTCGACTTCGACGACCCGGACGCCGGCTTCCGCGTCTTCGCCGAGCGCGTCGACGGGGTGGAGTACGGGATCGAGCACGCCCGCATCGCCGGGCGCGACGTGTTCCTGGTCCTGCACAACGTCACCGGCCCGGACTTCGAGATCGGGGTGGCGCCCGTCGCGCCCACCGGCTCCGACGACTGGGAACCGCTGGTCCCGCACGACCCGGCCGTGCGGCTCGAGGCCGTCGACGCCTTCGCCGGCCACCTCGTCGTCCACCAGCGGAGCGAGGGCCTCACCCAGCTGCGGATCATCGAACTGCCGGCCGAGCCCACCTCGGCCACCGGGCTCGGTGACGACTACCTGGTCTCGTTCGACGACGAGCTCTACACGATCGAGTCCGGGGGCAACCCGGCGTTCGACCAGCCGACCGTCCGCGTCGGCTACACCACGCTCGCGGTCCCCTCGTCGGTCTACGACTACGACGTGCGCGACCGCTCGCTGCACCTCCTCCGCCGCACGCCGGTGCTCGGCGGCTACGAGCCGTCGGACTACGTCGAGCAGCGCCTGTGGGCGGAGGCGGAGGACGGCGAGCGGGTGCCGATCTCGTTGGTCGCGCGTCGTGAGGTCGCCGACGCCGTCGCGGCCGGCACGCCCGCGCCGCTCCACCTCTACGGCTACGGCTCCTACGAGGCGTCGATGGACCCGTACTTCTCGATCGCCCGCCTCTCCGAGCTCGACCGCGGCGCCGTCTTCGCGATCGCCCACGTGCGCGGCGGCGGCGAGATGGGCCGGCGGTGGTACGACCAGGGGAAGATGGAGCACAAGCAGAACACCTTCTCCGACTTCATAGCGTGCGGCCGCCACCTCGTCGCCACCGGGTGGACCACCCCGGAGCGCATGATCGCGGAGGGCGGCAGCGCGGGCGGGCTGCTCGTCGGGGCCGTGCTCAACCAGGCGCCCGAGCTCTGGGGCGGGGTCGTCGCCAACGTGCCGTTCGTCGACGCGCTCACCTCGATGCTGGACTCCTCCCTCCCGCTCACCGTGGGCGAGTACGAGGAGTGGGGCAACCCCGAGGCCGACCCCACGGCGTACGAGCGGATGGCCGCGTACGCGCCGTACGACAACGTCGCGGCGATCGACTACCCGCCGGTGCTCGCCGAGACGTCGCTCAACGACACCCGGGTGCTCTACGTCGAGCCCGCCAAGTGGGTGGCCCGCCTCCGGGCCCGCGCGGTGGGTCGGCGCGACGTGCTCCTGCGCACCGAGATGGCCGCCGGACACGGCGGTGTGTCGGGTCGCTACCAGGCGTGGAAGGACCGGGCGTTCAGCCTCGCGTGGATCCTCGACCGCATGGGTCTGGCCGAGGTCGAGCCGCGGCGTACCGGGGTCGGAGACACCCCGGCGGAAGCCCGCTCCTGA
- a CDS encoding sigma-70 family RNA polymerase sigma factor encodes MSTRTMTARATGDRDIEGRDSVGLYLDEIARTPLLDAVTEVELAKTIEAGLYAQHLLETGRIGRRKGGAPKSATREELEWLVEEGERAVDTFIQANLRLVVSIARKYGRSQMPMLDLIQEGNTGLIRAVEKFDYAKGFKFSTYATWWVRQAITRGIAQQARVVRLPVHVVEELNQVSGARRTLERQLGRDPEPEEIAVELGMTVERVADLMSWGREHVSLDSPVDEDGDTSLGDLMAQETAPGPDLTVLDSESRDRLNSLVSLLDTRSADIIRSRYGLSDGRQHKLADIGTKHGISAERVRQLEREALQKLRGFADPDLAA; translated from the coding sequence ATGTCCACACGCACCATGACCGCACGAGCCACCGGCGACCGCGACATCGAGGGTCGCGACAGCGTCGGTCTCTACCTGGACGAGATCGCCCGCACGCCGCTGCTGGACGCGGTGACCGAGGTGGAGCTGGCGAAGACGATCGAGGCCGGTCTCTACGCGCAGCACCTGCTGGAGACGGGCCGCATCGGCCGTCGCAAGGGCGGCGCCCCGAAGTCGGCCACCCGCGAGGAGCTCGAGTGGCTGGTGGAGGAGGGTGAGCGCGCGGTCGACACCTTCATCCAGGCCAACCTGCGCCTCGTCGTCTCGATCGCCCGCAAGTACGGCCGGTCGCAGATGCCGATGCTCGACCTCATCCAGGAGGGCAACACCGGGCTGATCCGCGCGGTCGAGAAGTTCGACTACGCCAAGGGGTTCAAGTTCTCGACGTACGCCACCTGGTGGGTGCGCCAGGCCATCACCCGCGGCATCGCGCAGCAGGCGCGGGTCGTCCGGCTCCCCGTCCACGTGGTGGAGGAGCTCAACCAGGTCAGCGGCGCCCGGCGCACGCTCGAGCGTCAGCTCGGCCGCGACCCGGAGCCGGAGGAGATCGCCGTGGAGCTCGGCATGACCGTCGAGCGCGTCGCCGACCTCATGTCGTGGGGTCGTGAGCACGTCAGCCTCGACTCCCCCGTCGACGAGGACGGTGACACCTCGCTGGGCGACCTCATGGCGCAGGAGACGGCCCCGGGCCCCGACCTCACGGTCCTCGACTCCGAGTCGCGCGACCGCCTCAACAGCCTGGTCAGCCTGCTCGACACCCGTTCGGCCGACATCATCCGCTCCCGCTACGGCCTCTCCGACGGCCGACAGCACAAGCTCGCCGACATCGGCACCAAGCACGGCATCTCGGCCGAGCGCGTGCGGCAGCTGGAGCGGGAGGCCCTCCAGAAGCTCCGCGGCTTCGCCGACCCGGACCTCGCTGCCTGA
- the coaE gene encoding dephospho-CoA kinase, which produces MRIGLTGGIASGKSTVAAILRDLGAVVIDADQLAREVVEPGTPGLAGVVEEFGPEVLGEDGALDRPALGAIVFADPARRAALERILHPLIRARSAELEAAAGPDAMVVHDIPLLVETGQQDRFDAVVVVDVPEDEQVRRMVTDRGWTEEDARSRIAAQATRDERRAAATYVVENTGTRDDLRHRVTEVVAELRAGAR; this is translated from the coding sequence ATGCGCATCGGCCTGACCGGAGGCATCGCCTCGGGCAAGAGCACCGTGGCGGCCATCCTGCGTGACCTCGGCGCTGTCGTCATCGACGCCGACCAGCTGGCCCGCGAGGTCGTCGAGCCGGGCACGCCCGGCCTGGCCGGCGTCGTGGAGGAGTTCGGCCCGGAGGTGCTGGGCGAGGACGGCGCGCTCGACCGTCCGGCGCTCGGCGCCATCGTCTTCGCGGACCCTGCCCGTCGTGCCGCGCTGGAGCGGATCCTGCACCCCCTCATCCGGGCCCGGAGCGCGGAGCTCGAGGCCGCCGCCGGTCCGGACGCGATGGTCGTGCACGACATCCCGCTGCTGGTCGAGACCGGTCAGCAGGACCGCTTCGACGCGGTCGTGGTCGTCGACGTGCCCGAGGACGAGCAGGTGCGGCGCATGGTCACCGACCGCGGCTGGACCGAGGAGGACGCCCGGTCCCGCATCGCCGCCCAGGCCACGCGGGACGAGCGGCGGGCGGCCGCGACGTACGTCGTCGAGAACACCGGGACGCGCGACGACCTCCGTCACCGGGTGACGGAGGTCGTCGCGGAACTGCGGGCGGGCGCTCGCTGA
- a CDS encoding helix-turn-helix domain-containing protein, producing MLTNVVCLAVDGLAPFELGVVCEAFALDRTDDGVPPLEFAICTPRPGPMRTSIPGFTIAVDAGLERMEEADLVVVPSVPRGTVTEPAVVDALRAAHERGARILSVCTGAFALGEAGLLDGRECTTHWMHTDELAQRFPTARVVPEVLYVDTGQIVTSAGTAAGIDACLHLWRQEHGAAIAGLIARRMVVPPQREGGQAQFISRAVPECTGETLGPLLAWVLENLAADHSVEQLARRAVMSPRTFARRFRDETGTTPHAWVTAHRVRAAEELLERTDLSVDRIAAEVGFVNAATLRLHFSRARGVSPQQYRRTFTLAPEPQQFAG from the coding sequence GTGCTGACCAACGTGGTGTGCCTGGCCGTCGACGGGCTGGCGCCGTTCGAGCTGGGTGTCGTGTGCGAGGCCTTCGCACTCGACCGCACCGACGACGGGGTGCCCCCGCTCGAGTTCGCCATCTGCACGCCGCGGCCCGGACCGATGCGCACGTCGATCCCCGGCTTCACCATCGCTGTCGACGCCGGCCTCGAGCGGATGGAGGAGGCGGACCTCGTCGTGGTCCCGTCGGTCCCGCGCGGAACGGTGACGGAGCCGGCCGTGGTCGATGCCCTGCGCGCGGCCCACGAGCGCGGCGCGCGCATCCTGTCGGTCTGCACCGGGGCGTTCGCCCTCGGCGAGGCGGGCCTGCTCGACGGGCGGGAGTGCACGACCCACTGGATGCACACCGACGAGCTGGCGCAGCGGTTCCCCACGGCCCGGGTCGTGCCGGAGGTGCTCTACGTCGACACCGGACAGATCGTGACGAGCGCAGGCACGGCCGCCGGCATCGACGCCTGCCTCCACCTCTGGCGACAGGAGCACGGTGCCGCGATCGCGGGCCTCATCGCACGACGCATGGTGGTGCCGCCGCAGCGCGAGGGTGGCCAGGCGCAGTTCATCTCCCGGGCGGTGCCCGAGTGCACGGGGGAGACGCTGGGCCCCCTGCTGGCGTGGGTGCTGGAGAACCTGGCGGCCGACCACTCCGTCGAGCAGCTGGCGCGGCGCGCGGTGATGTCGCCGCGCACATTCGCGCGGCGCTTCCGCGACGAGACGGGCACGACGCCCCACGCCTGGGTCACCGCCCACCGGGTCCGCGCCGCGGAGGAGCTGCTGGAGCGCACCGACCTGTCCGTCGACCGCATCGCGGCCGAGGTGGGCTTCGTCAACGCCGCCACCCTGCGCCTGCACTTCAGCCGGGCCCGCGGCGTCAGCCCGCAGCAGTACCGCCGCACCTTCACCCTCGCGCCCGAGCCGCAGCAGTTCGCGGGCTGA
- the rpsA gene encoding 30S ribosomal protein S1, with protein MTSTIPTMYDAPQVAINDIGSEEDFLAAIDATIKYFNDGDIVEGTIVKVDRDEVLLDIGYKTEGVIPSRELSIKHDIDPSEVVEVGDKVEALVLQKEDKEGRLILSKKRAQYERAWGTIEKVKDEDGVVEGTVIEVVKGGLILDIGLRGFLPASLVEMRRVRDLQPYVGQTLEAKIIELDKNRNNVVLSRRAWLEQTQSEVRQGFLTQLQKGQIRKGVVSSIVNFGAFVDLGGVDGLVHVSELSWKHIDHPSEVVTVGDEVTVEVLDVDMDRERVSLSLKATQEDPWQHFARTHQIGQIVPGKVTKLVPFGSFVRVEEGIEGLVHISELAERHVEIPEQVVQVNDDVMVKIIDIDLERRRISLSLKQANETAAAADADDFDPTLYGMTASYDAEGNYIYPEGFDPETGEWLEGFDEQRAAWEEQYAKAHARWEAHVKQQAEAKQADAEAGEATSYSSGGDEVAGEEEGGSLASDEALQALREKLTGGA; from the coding sequence ATGACGAGCACCATCCCCACCATGTACGACGCGCCCCAGGTCGCCATCAACGACATCGGCTCCGAGGAGGACTTCCTCGCCGCTATCGACGCGACCATCAAGTACTTCAACGACGGTGACATCGTCGAGGGCACGATCGTCAAGGTCGACCGCGACGAGGTCCTCCTCGACATCGGCTACAAGACCGAGGGCGTCATCCCCTCGCGCGAGCTGTCGATCAAGCACGACATCGACCCCTCCGAGGTCGTCGAGGTCGGCGACAAGGTCGAGGCCCTCGTCCTCCAGAAGGAGGACAAGGAAGGCCGTCTGATCCTGTCCAAGAAGCGCGCGCAGTACGAGCGCGCGTGGGGCACGATCGAGAAGGTCAAGGACGAGGACGGCGTCGTCGAGGGCACGGTCATCGAGGTCGTCAAGGGCGGCCTCATCCTCGACATCGGCCTCCGTGGCTTCCTGCCCGCCTCGCTGGTGGAGATGCGCCGCGTGCGCGACCTGCAGCCCTACGTGGGCCAGACGCTCGAGGCGAAGATCATCGAGCTCGACAAGAACCGCAACAACGTGGTCCTGTCGCGCCGCGCCTGGCTCGAGCAGACGCAGTCGGAGGTCCGACAGGGCTTCCTCACGCAGCTGCAGAAGGGCCAGATCCGCAAGGGTGTCGTGTCCTCCATCGTCAACTTCGGTGCGTTCGTGGACCTCGGCGGCGTCGACGGTCTCGTCCACGTCTCCGAGCTGTCGTGGAAGCACATCGACCACCCGTCCGAGGTCGTCACCGTCGGCGACGAGGTCACCGTCGAGGTGCTCGACGTGGACATGGACCGCGAGCGTGTCTCCCTGTCGCTGAAGGCGACGCAGGAGGACCCGTGGCAGCACTTCGCCCGCACCCACCAGATCGGCCAGATCGTGCCGGGCAAGGTCACCAAGCTGGTGCCCTTCGGCTCGTTCGTCCGGGTCGAGGAGGGCATCGAGGGCCTGGTGCACATCTCCGAGCTCGCCGAGCGTCACGTCGAGATCCCGGAGCAGGTCGTCCAGGTCAACGACGACGTCATGGTCAAGATCATCGACATCGACCTCGAGCGTCGCCGCATCTCGCTCTCGCTGAAGCAGGCGAACGAGACGGCTGCCGCGGCCGACGCCGACGACTTCGACCCGACCCTGTACGGCATGACCGCGTCGTACGACGCCGAGGGCAACTACATCTACCCCGAGGGCTTCGACCCCGAGACGGGTGAGTGGCTCGAGGGCTTCGACGAGCAGCGCGCGGCCTGGGAGGAGCAGTACGCCAAGGCGCACGCTCGCTGGGAGGCGCACGTCAAGCAGCAGGCCGAGGCCAAGCAGGCCGACGCCGAGGCCGGCGAGGCCACGTCGTACTCCAGCGGTGGCGACGAGGTCGCCGGCGAGGAGGAGGGCGGCTCGCTCGCCTCCGACGAGGCGCTGCAGGCGCTCCGCGAGAAGCTGACCGGCGGCGCGTGA
- a CDS encoding class I SAM-dependent methyltransferase gives MEQDVESTEPARRHVDDAVVRAANRADWDEHADDYQSEHGAFLGDADLVWGPEGLREEDARLLGDAASLAGRRFLELGAGAAQCSRWLTRQGAWAVALELSGRQLQHARRIDDDSGTPVPLLQATATALPVADGTFDVVFASYGAFQFVADAGAVLAESARVLRRPGRLVFSVTHPVRWCFPDDPGPEGLVASSSYWDTRPYVEVDPDADDPSADAAVRYVEHHRTLGEWVRLLHAHGFRLTDLVEPEWPADAEHAWAGWSPTRGRILPGTAIFVADLG, from the coding sequence ATGGAGCAGGACGTCGAGAGCACCGAGCCCGCGCGCCGCCACGTCGACGACGCGGTCGTGCGGGCCGCGAACCGCGCCGACTGGGACGAGCACGCCGACGACTACCAGTCCGAGCACGGCGCCTTCCTCGGCGACGCGGACCTCGTGTGGGGCCCCGAGGGCCTGCGCGAGGAGGACGCCCGGCTGCTCGGCGACGCCGCCTCCCTGGCCGGCCGGCGGTTCCTCGAGCTCGGGGCGGGGGCCGCGCAGTGCTCCCGCTGGCTCACCCGGCAGGGCGCCTGGGCGGTCGCGCTCGAGCTCTCGGGCCGACAGCTGCAGCACGCGCGCCGGATCGACGACGACTCCGGCACCCCGGTCCCCCTCCTGCAGGCCACCGCCACGGCACTGCCCGTCGCCGACGGGACCTTCGACGTGGTCTTCGCGTCGTACGGGGCCTTCCAGTTCGTCGCGGACGCGGGTGCCGTGCTCGCCGAGAGCGCCCGGGTGCTGCGCCGCCCCGGTCGCCTCGTCTTCTCGGTGACCCACCCCGTGCGCTGGTGCTTCCCCGACGACCCCGGGCCGGAGGGCCTCGTCGCGTCGTCGAGCTACTGGGACACCCGCCCGTACGTCGAGGTCGACCCCGACGCGGACGACCCGTCCGCCGACGCGGCCGTCCGCTACGTCGAGCACCACCGCACGCTCGGCGAGTGGGTGCGCCTGCTGCACGCCCACGGCTTCCGGCTGACGGACCTGGTGGAGCCGGAGTGGCCCGCCGACGCCGAGCACGCATGGGCCGGCTGGTCCCCCACCCGCGGACGCATCCTGCCGGGCACGGCGATCTTCGTCGCCGACCTGGGCTGA